One stretch of Schlesneria sp. DSM 10557 DNA includes these proteins:
- a CDS encoding PEP-CTERM sorting domain-containing protein, with product MTFVLVLFGQQSSVVAGIVPDTVVIDEPLKLEVTWYGKGILDDGSNNDSLAVPVLTNWSVGPNPITLTYLGGGDGWFGKLTGQHTTEPHPGEGMGPLVQFMIAFDQLTPTSTSTTKSVLHGTHTDVYTLTYTYNPATDTVTFDLKAAHVPEPTSFALLGVGALGLIGARYRRNKAK from the coding sequence ATGACATTCGTTTTGGTCCTGTTCGGACAACAGAGCAGCGTAGTGGCCGGAATTGTTCCCGATACTGTGGTCATCGATGAACCCTTGAAACTGGAAGTGACCTGGTACGGAAAAGGAATTCTGGACGATGGCAGCAACAATGATTCACTCGCAGTTCCTGTGCTGACCAACTGGTCGGTAGGGCCGAACCCAATCACTCTCACCTACCTGGGCGGTGGGGACGGCTGGTTCGGAAAGCTGACGGGTCAGCACACAACTGAACCTCACCCTGGCGAAGGAATGGGCCCGCTCGTCCAGTTTATGATCGCTTTCGATCAGCTCACCCCCACCTCAACCAGCACCACGAAATCCGTCCTTCACGGCACCCACACCGACGTCTACACTTTGACCTACACCTACAACCCCGCCACCGATACGGTTACATTCGACCTCAAGGCAGCACACGTGCCAGAACCAACAAGCTTTGCTCTGTTGGGGGTTGGCGCTTTGGGTCTTATCGGTGCACGATACCGTCGCAACAAAGCCAAGTGA
- the cls gene encoding cardiolipin synthase: protein MQTALAIITIFGYVLTLTLLPVVLLTKKKQPVSTVAWMMTIITMPYVGAFLFVVFGINQVERRLRRKQAATRSVTRILPQLSHQHHVHHELLDETQRELRRLAERISGSRATVGNRVQLLTNAQQAFDEIAEAILAAESTIHLEYYIWRPDKLGTRLRDLLISKAQRGVRVRFLYDGIGSNLLTYRFLKPMRDAGIQVFSFVPGRSLRERWSINLRNHRKIVIVDGQIGFTGGMNVGDEYLGLDPFYGKWQDTHLRLEGPTVLQLQEVFAIDWKYATGEVLTHDRYFPTPEQTGNIVAQVVASGPDEGSDVFHNLMFAAINSARHRVTLATCYFVPTPSLVSALESASQRGVQTRVLISGPKTYWATLQAARSNYDSLLLAGVKIYEYQAGQFHSKTLSIDGNWSLVGTPNFDSRSLYLNFEVGAVLYDRSLAEQIEHQFHTDLESAMEIEPDKWFARPVWNRLQENFCRMFSPVL from the coding sequence ATGCAAACCGCTCTCGCGATAATTACGATCTTCGGATACGTCCTCACCCTCACACTGTTGCCGGTTGTTCTCCTCACCAAGAAGAAACAACCGGTCTCGACAGTGGCCTGGATGATGACAATCATCACCATGCCCTATGTGGGGGCGTTTCTGTTTGTCGTCTTTGGCATCAATCAGGTGGAACGACGCCTGCGCCGGAAACAGGCAGCCACGCGGTCCGTCACTCGGATCCTGCCTCAACTTTCACACCAGCATCATGTGCATCACGAACTGCTCGACGAAACTCAGCGGGAACTGAGGCGACTCGCAGAACGGATTTCAGGCAGCCGTGCGACGGTGGGTAATCGGGTGCAGTTGCTGACAAACGCACAGCAGGCATTCGATGAAATTGCGGAAGCAATCCTCGCCGCAGAATCGACAATTCATCTGGAATACTACATCTGGCGCCCCGACAAGCTGGGCACCCGATTGCGAGACCTGCTGATCTCCAAAGCGCAGCGCGGGGTGCGGGTCCGATTCCTTTACGACGGGATCGGCTCCAACCTTCTCACCTATCGCTTTCTCAAACCGATGCGAGATGCCGGAATTCAGGTTTTTTCCTTTGTCCCCGGCCGTTCACTGAGGGAACGGTGGTCGATCAACCTTCGCAATCACCGCAAGATCGTGATCGTCGACGGGCAGATCGGTTTCACCGGGGGGATGAATGTTGGTGACGAATACCTGGGACTCGATCCGTTCTATGGCAAGTGGCAGGACACGCATCTTCGACTGGAAGGTCCCACAGTCCTCCAACTGCAAGAGGTCTTCGCGATCGACTGGAAGTATGCCACAGGCGAAGTCCTGACGCACGATCGATATTTTCCGACGCCCGAACAGACCGGCAACATTGTGGCTCAGGTCGTCGCCAGTGGCCCTGATGAAGGGAGCGACGTTTTCCATAACCTGATGTTCGCCGCAATTAACTCTGCACGTCATCGAGTCACTCTGGCCACGTGCTACTTCGTCCCCACGCCATCCCTTGTCTCGGCCCTGGAGTCCGCTTCCCAGCGGGGGGTCCAGACGCGGGTTCTCATTTCAGGCCCGAAAACGTACTGGGCAACGCTGCAAGCCGCGCGGTCTAACTATGATTCACTTCTATTGGCCGGAGTCAAAATCTACGAATATCAGGCGGGACAGTTCCACTCCAAGACACTCTCTATCGATGGCAATTGGTCACTTGTCGGTACCCCGAACTTCGATTCTCGCAGCCTCTATCTGAATTTTGAGGTCGGTGCCGTTCTTTACGACAGAAGTCTGGCCGAGCAAATCGAGCATCAATTCCACACCGACCTGGAATCAGCCATGGAGATCGAGCCCGACAAGTGGTTCGCCCGCCCGGTCTGGAACCGCCTGCAGGAAAACTTCTGCCGCATGTTCTCTCCTGTGCTTTAG